A single window of Hylaeus volcanicus isolate JK05 chromosome 8, UHH_iyHylVolc1.0_haploid, whole genome shotgun sequence DNA harbors:
- the LOC128880653 gene encoding uncharacterized protein LOC128880653 isoform X2, translated as MSGDSGWSAVIHHPSELELQNWNWEENDGEQERELPSTVDMDAIKGGGSWDPTTEPNDSVDSEEDSDSDDESSGGTEGSCSYSDSNSDSDGSSGEEEEEDTGSNSDCTSEHSEQTFSIQETNFESGALKLKITMKGPKKEDTEKAKCEKNRKNTSKKNKTNCETKTSECSSDDSDSSESRLGSQQQQQQTQQSQQQQQQQQQEQQQQHPPLQEINQEDLAAILPDQEHEDAPFDGFEDSESGRLVSKAIERMSLGADSDTSETADQNPPVPVYSSTLLQQFVEKTALLSEPRKRRSKVGKKTNDSEYPCVSNVSPDSGIQSVDNSPLHLAISPASPSAPTQSPIQTVVPKPAVNVDRVLYPPKRKPGRPAKTVSTQPRGPGRPRLKPEIVEKIEKIEKVDKIEKAEKTEKNEKKESASSQQQKVSKEEPSKRGKAKPVQHKAVPSREGKEEKSEPLKKFKDKPTCQKKRSCTASKQFSQRRISGKRTNGSSPTRVKCLSRTVTSKYGKDVVQCDGRTYKKMKRDKPGTGNKTTVPLRRQKPYCERMVSDRKTLNSSKRSLKENRNSSGPLTKRQTSMKKSVVPVTRRVLKENKSSKKTTNAFETNGVGVQTLISLPVGDVLKAESVENVTNKCDKGTQPIHNHCHKHHHHKHRRRLVLPPKNPIRIDPCIIEELEKLIEEFARSCSLGRNNASVGYSELPQIFRVKKLTKKRKGDITASDDQKLKRRLKKEKILSGTDTRSSTNANANSNPNEQRLPLKKRHYHLSSPHSSQSSNASCTDVTTNETNSTESHIEEAIEATITRYGGSSGSSSQEDAVLVTPKKRHRDTENASTDKSSASCSESLEEKPLSQIEAQPRRKKKIVKDLRVTVTKLPTDGGHVALEKVDKTDKVEKSDKCLSDSKNVKGHVDKSSGRTEKVVTDKALKIDKNQADKPEKSEHVSPEHVRLEKNIKVDAAEFHVTESYDEIETTNESKPTQDNEVGSSFPNSVKSSAALVLAKKKIRRRKTINRTGFPTLKKKKKKRSLNPSETSTEASTRVTLPADDNADEVDDAGDTAKEGSDDSVLDTKTTVLSAEIQESMSSKLVVEHDNNNSNDAQDLVPSKAAGLNTDDSNSSKQEGSSGRARSDEVAEPRSGQLRVRKDLVESESTNNGTNKLCPVKFEKILDSRTYDENAPLEESLERYNLCQQQRIAELNEEKSLERGSAQANIKTEHSGSFNGNQKKRRGSASPCTFASRNVKRLRSAGYDTENDSLSNVLHADHEIGKHLNVKKKQSRWKKRYLQGGILHDCGKNCESKTRNGGSGSASTIDGGTTPGKSKIVCETNESASAALLTASYQCGKLLRQRKLPFQLPYDLWWLHTQSRLPSRESVPSWNYKKIRTNVYYDVKPTTLYEAQACECKPESGCGDDCINRMVFSECSPQLCPCGEKCENQKIQKHEWAPGLQKFMTEDKGWGVRTQQSIKTGVFILEYVGEVVSEREFKSRMATRYANDTHHYCLHLDGGLVIDGHRMGGDGRFVNHSCEPNCEMQKWSVHGLPRMALFASRDIKPGEELTYDYNFALFNPSEGQECRCGSSACRGVIGGKSQRVTKTIAALPSQMEPTERRSVGRPRKNMRKSNMVQSVNSKGICKSRKMGDSSLFHAPVLKPMSHQQRCFAQQHHCFLLRNLEKVKRVKSLVNQVQMQNGKTRFGNPTAAKEKGLGDAKIQSDAFFSQLTALTNTNTRTVRTRRLAQAQDDPEMHKTAKLAKVLKDLYSIVTTANDENGQLLCSPFITLPSKRKLSDYYEKISDPIDLSTIDQCIGTGHYKTAEHFDHDMIKLFDNNVRFFGRTSEIGIAAARLRKLYLGSKPDFVDAITDATGCPPSQGFLPPRGSTAGEEDVIRCICGLHRDEGLMIQCERCLVWQHCDCVKADTSLESYLCERCQPRPVDLEIPLEGDEEEEGKKHYVTLMRGDLQLRQGDTVYVLRDTPEKHTYKTIQKPDYEQMDIFRIERLWKNVEGERFVFGHHYLRPHETYHEPTRKFYENEVVCAPLYEAVPCDLVAERCWVLDPHTYCKGRPVGSTPEHTYVCEYRVDRAARLFTKVARARHQVCTKPYAFETFPERIKHYRTYLPHSLEGIQVGGKTNKDKKKTSNQDVDSNPKSESGDNAKTHSKDQQKSSTSKGRRRSNEILSITTSTTPYAQREEQRRRLNNILIGLLQKMPNKKDPLDLSFLLERNRRNRKRPGGLNP; from the exons ATGTCTGGTGATTCAGGATGGAGCGCCGTTATTCACCATCCTTCGGAATTAGAGCTACAAAATTGGAATTGGGAAGAAAATGACGGGGAGCAGGAAAGAGAGCTCCCTTCTACTGTTGACATGGATGCCATAAAGGGTGGAGGTAGCTGGGATCCAACCACAGAACCGAATG ATTCGGTTGACTCTGAAGAAGATTCTGATTCTGACGACGAAAGTTCCGGCGGCACCGAGGGTAGTTGTTCTTATTCGGATTCGAATTCTGATTCGGACGGGAGCAGCggcgaggaagaagaggaagataCAGGATCGAATTCGGATTGCACGTCCGAGCATAGCGAGCAAACGTTCTCCATTCAagagacaaattttgaatcg GGAGCGCTTAAACTAAAGATCACTATGAAAGGTCCAAAAAAAGAGGATACGGAAAAGGCAAAATGCGAGAAGAACAGAAAAAACacgtcgaaaaaaaataaaacgaattgcGAAACGAAG ACGTCCGAATGCAGCAGCGACGATTCGGATTCGTCGGAAAGTCGTCTGGGTtcgcagcagcaacaacaacaaacgCAACAGTctcaacaacaacagcagcagcagcagcaggaacaacagcaacaacatcCACCTCTTCAAGAAATCAATCAAGAAGATTTGGCGGCTATTCTACCGGATCAAGAGCACGAGGATGCGCCATTCGATGGATTCGAGGATTCCGAAAGTGGTCGACTAGTGTCGAAAGCTATCGAACGAATGTCGCTCGGGGCAGATTCGGATACGAGCGAAACCGCTGATCAGAATCCTCCCGTACCTGTATATAGTTCCACTTTGCTACAACAATTCGTCGAGAAAACGGCTCTGCTGTCGGAGCCGCGAAAACGACGAAGTAAAGTAgggaaaaaaacaaacgattcGGAATACCCATGCGTTTCGAACGTGTCACCGGACTCGGGAATTCAATCGGTGGACAATAGTCCGCTGCACTTGGCGATCAGCCCCGCGAGTCCGTCGGCGCCAACGCAATCCCCGATACAAACCGTAGTCCCGAAACCAGCGGTGAACGTAGATCGTGTTTTGTATCCACCGAAGCGGAAACCGGGTAGACCGGCGAAAACAGTCTCGACGCAACCTCGCGGTCCTGGTAGGCCAAGACTCAAGCCAGAAATCGTGGAGAAGATCGAGAAGATCGAGAAAGTAGACAAAATAGAGAAAGCGGAAAAGACCGAGAAAAATGAGAAGAAGGAGTCTGCGTCGTCGCAGCAGCAAAAAGTCTCGAAGGAAGAACCGAGTAAGAGGGGGAAAGCGAAACCAGTGCAGCATAAAGCTGTCCCATCTCGAGAGGGCAAAGAAGAGAAGAGCGAACCTCTGAAAAAGTTTAAGGACAAGCCTACTTGTCAGAAGAAACGCAGCTGTACAGCATCCAAGCAATTCTCGCAGAGGAGGATAAGCGGAAAAAGGACGAACGGGAGTTCCCCGACGCGTGTCAAGTGCCTAAGTAGAAcagttacaagtaaatatggAAAGGATGTAGTTCAGTGTGACGGCAGAACGTACAAGAAGATGAAGAGAGATAAGCCAGGAACGGGAAACAAAACGACGGTTCCCTTACGACGGCAGAAGCCGTATTGCGAGCGGATGGTTAGCGATAGGAAAACGCTCAATTCGAGTAAAAGAAGTTTGAAGGAGAACAGAAATAGTTCGGGTCCGTTGACCAAGAGACAGACTTCGATGAAAAAGAGCGTCGTGCCGGTTACGCGACGCGTGTTAAAGGAAAACAAGAGTAGCAAAAAGACAACGAACGCCTTCGAAACGAACGGCGTTGGCGTACAGACGCTTATCTCGTTACCTGTTGGCGACGTACTGAAAGCGGAGAGTGTCGAGAACGTTACCAACAAGTGCGACAAGGGAACGCAACCTATACACAATCATTGTCACAAGCACCATCATCACAAGCATCGCCGACGGTTAGTATTACCTCCGAAAAATCCGATACGTATCGATCCATGTATCATCGAAGAActggaaaaattaatagaagagTTCGCCAGATCTTGCAGTCTAGGCCGGAACAACGCGAGCGTAGGATACTCCGAGTTGCCACAAATTTTTCGCGtaaagaaattaacgaagaaaaggaaaggcGACATTACAGCGAGCGACGATCAGAAGCTGAAAAGGCGtttaaagaaggaaaagatACTCTCCGGTACGGACACAAGGAGCAGCACGAACGCGAACGCAAACTCGAATCCGAACGAACAGCGGTTGCCGCTAAAGAAAAGACATTATCACTTGTCCAGCCCTCATAGTTCCCAGAGCTCCAACGCGAGTTGCACCGACGTGACCACCAATGAGACCAACTCTACCGAGAGCCACATCGAGGAGGCCATCGAAGCAACGATAACAAGATACGGGGGCAGCTCTGGGTCTTCCTCTCAAGAGGACGCCGTGCTGGTTACCCCCAAGAAGAGGCACAGGGATACAGAGAACGCGAGCACCGATAAGTCGAGCGCTTCGTGTTCAGAATCGTTGGAGGAGAAACCGTTGAGTCAAATAGAAGCCCAACCACGGCGTAAGAAGAAGATCGTCAAGGATCTTCGGGTTACGGTCACGAAACTCCCTACCGATGGCGGACACGTCGCCCTCGAGAAAGTTGATAAAACCGACAAAGTCGAGAAATCGGACAAGTGTTTGAGCGATTCGAAAAACGTGAAAGGTCACGTGGACAAAAGCAGCGGCAGAACAGAGAAGGTGGTTACGGATAAGGCGTTGAAAATCGACAAAAATCAAGCCGATAAGCCAGAGAAAAGCGAGCACGTGTCACCGGAACACGTACGTTTAGAGAAGAACATAAAGGTCGACGCGGCTGAGTTTCACGTAACTGAAAGTTACGACGAGATCGAGACTACGAACGAAAGTAAACCGACACAGGATAACGAGGTAGGTTCGAGCTTTCCTAACTCTGTAAAGTCTTCAGCTGCGTTGGTTTTGGCCAAGAAGAAGATAAGGCGGCGCAAGACCATCAACCGCACCGGTTTCCCGACtctgaagaagaagaagaaaaagagatcgTTGAATCCCAGCGAGACGTCGACCGAAGCGTCGACAAGGGTAACTTTGCCTGCCGACGACAACGCGGACGAAGTCGACGACGCCGGAGACACGGCTAAGGAAGGATCGGATGACTCGGTGCTAGATACCAAGACAACCGTGTTGAGTGCCGAGATACAAGAATCCATGTCGAGCAAACTCGTCGTCGAGCATGATAACAATAACAGCAACGACGCGCAGGACCTTGTCCCGTCGAAGGCCGCAGGTTTGAACACCGACGATTCGAATTCGTCGAAGCAGGAGGGATCGTCTGGTCGTGCTCGTTCGGACGAAGTCGCGGAACCACGATCTGGCCAACTGAGAGTGCGAAAGGATCTCGTCGAATCGGAGAGCACCAACAACGGCACGAATAAACTATGTCCGGTGAAGTTTGAGAAGATCCTGGATTCGAGGACGTACGATGAAAACGCGCCCCTGGAGGAGTCTCTGGAGAGGTACAACTTGTGCCAGCAACAACGCATCGCCGAGCTGAACGAGGAGAAGAGTCTGGAACGCGGCAGCGCTCAAGCGAACATAAAGACGGAACATTCTGGCTCGTTCAACGGGAACCAGAAGAAGCGACGTGGCTCCGCGAGTCCGTGCACCTTTGCCTCGAGGAACGTGAAGCGTTTACGTAGCGCAGGATACGATACGGAAAACGACAGTCTCTCCAACGTTCTTCACGCCGATCACGAGATCGGGAAGCATTTGAACGTCAAGAAGAAGCAATCCAGGTGGAAGAAACGTTACTTGCAGGGTGGTATTCTACACGATTGCGGGAAGAATTGCGAGTCGAAGACACGGAACGGTGGAAGCGGAAGCGCCAGCACCATCGATGGCGGTACTACCCCAGGAAAGAGTAAAATTGTCTGCGAAACGAACGAATCTGCTTCTGCGGCGTTGTTAACGGCCTCGTATCAATGTGGCAAGCTTCTACGTCAAAGGAAACTACCGTTTCAGTTGCCCTACGACTTATGGTGGTTGCATACGCAGTCCAGGCTGCCGAGCAGAGAATCGGTGCCGTCGTGGAATTACAA aaaaattcgcACAAACGTTTACTATGATGTCAAGCCGACCACGCTGTACGAGGCGCAAGCATGCGAATGCAAACCAGAGAGCGGTTGCGGCGATGATTGCATCAATCGCATGGTTTTCAGCGAATGCTCGCCACAGCTTTGTCCCTGCGGCGAAAAATGCGAGAATCAGAAGATCCAGAAGCACGAATGGGCACCAGGTTTGCAGAAATTCATGACGGAGGATAAAGGTTGGGGAGTGAGGACTCAGCAGTCCATCAAGACTGGTGTTTTTATTCTCGAATACGTCGGGGAAGTGGTGTCCGAGCGAGAGTTCAAATCGAGAATGGCAACAAG GTACGCCAACGATACGCATCATTATTGCTTGCACCTAGACGGAGGTTTGGTCATCGACGGCCACCGTATGGGAGGCGACGGACGATTCGTAAATCATTCTTGCGAACCGAATTGCGAGATGCAAAAGTGGAGCGTTCACGGGCTTCCGCGTATGGCGTTGTTCGCCTCGAGGGACATCAAACCAGGGGAAGAGTTAACCTACGATTATAACTTTGCTCTGTTTAATCCATCCGAAGGACAGGAGTGTAGATGCGGTAGTAGCGCTTGCAGAGGTGTAATAG GCGGAAAGAGTCAAAGGGTTACGAAGACTATCGCCGCTCTTCCTTCTCAAATGGAACCCACGGAAAGACGATCGGTTGGAAGGCCAAGAAAGAACATGCGGAAATCTAACATGGTGCAATCCGTCAACTCTAAAGGCATTTGCAAGTCCCGAAAGATGGGCGATTCCAGTCTGTTCCATGCCCCTGTACTGAAGCCTATGTCTCATCAGCAACGATGCTTCGCTCAACAACATCATTGCTTCTTGTTGAGGAACTTGGAAAAGGTGAAGCGAGTGAAATCGTTGGTGAACCAAGTGCAGATGCAGAACGGTAAAACAAGATTCGGTAACCCAACTGCCGCTAAAGAAAAAGGGCTCGGCGATGCTAAAATACAATCGGACGCATTCTTCTCGCAATTAACTGCTTTGACCAACACGAATACGCGTACTGTGCGAACACGAAGGCTAGCGCAGGCGCAAGACGACCCGGAAATGCATAAAACTGCGAAACTTGCCAAG gTGTTGAAAGATTTATACAGCATCGTGACAACCGCGAACGACGAAAACGGTCAGTTGCTATGCTCGCCGTTTATAACGTTACcctcgaaaagaaaattgtcagACTATTATGAAAAGATATCGGATCCGATAGACTTGAGTACAATTGACCAGTGCATTGGGACGGGTCACTATAAAACCGCCGAGCATTTTGATCATGATATGATTAAACTTTTCGACAACAACGTTCGATTCTTTGGGAGAACCTCGGAAATCGGTATTGCCGCAGCCAGACtaagaaaattatacttaGGAAGTAAACCTGATTTTGTGGATGCCATAACGGATGCGACGGGCTGCCCTCCGTCTCAAGGATTTTTACCTCCTCGAGGTTCGACTGCTGGGGAGGAAGATGTTATCAGGTGTATTTGTGGCTTGCATAG GGACGAGGGCTTGATGATTCAATGTGAACGGTGCCTTGTTTGGCAGCATTGCGACTGCGTCAAAGCTGACACAAGTCTGGAATCTTATCTGTGCGAGAGATGTCAACCGCGTCCTGTCGATTTGGAAATACCATTAGAGGGcgacgaggaggaggaaggAAAGAAACACTACGTCACTTTGATGCGCGGTGATTTGCAACTCAGGCAGGGGGACACGGTATACGTGTTAAGGGACACTCCGGAGAAACATACTTACAAGACTATTCAGAAGCCCGATTACGAACAGAtggatatttttagaattgaaAGACTCTGGAAGAATGTCGA AGGGGAAAGATTTGTATTTGGTCATCACTACTTGAGACCCCATGAGACTTATCACGAGCCTACGCGAAAGTTTTATGAAAACGAAGTCGTCTGCGCACCGCTTTACGAAGCAGTTCCATGCGATTTGGTTGCCGAGCGTTGTTGGGTTCTCGACCCCCATACATACTGCAAGG GACGACCGGTTGGTTCGACACCAGAGCATACCTACGTGTGCGAGTATCGCGTCGATCGCGCAGCTCGACTATTTACAAAAGTTGCCAGAGCTAGGCATCAAGTGTGCACGAAACCTTATgctttcgaaacgtttccagAACGCATCAAGCATTATCGAACGTATTTG CCTCATAGTCTCGAAGGAATACAAGTTGGCGGTAAAACGAACAAGGACAAGAAGAAAACGAGCAATCAAGATGTCGATTCTAACCCCAAATCTGAATCAGGCGATAACGCGAAAACGCACAGTAAGGATCAACAAAAATCTTCCACGAGTAAGGGTAGACGACggtcaaatgaaattttatctatTACTACATCCACAACGCCGTACGCCCAG AGAGAAGAACAAAGACGAAGGttgaataacattttaatCGGTCTGTTACAAAAAATGCCGAACAAGAAAGATCCGTTGGATTTGTCGTTCCTGTTAGAGAGGAATAGGCGGAATCGGAAAAGGCCAGGTGGATTAAATCCGTGA